Sequence from the Nymphaea colorata isolate Beijing-Zhang1983 chromosome 9, ASM883128v2, whole genome shotgun sequence genome:
GCCTAGTGCTGACAACCAAGGGAAGAGCACAGACAGCTGTTCCCATGGCACGACAACATTGTCCTTGCATTTGAGCTGAAGGTAAATATTCTCGAGTTGCAAGAGCCTGAACCATTGCTTATACGCAAAGAGATGTGCTGCTTGCTTGAAGAAAAGCTTTATAATATGTTCTTTTTCTGAATGTGCTCGTTGAGCTGCATTTTCTGCCTCCCTTGCACGTGTTTGGGAATGGCAAAGGGCTTCTAATAGCTGCACCTTGCTTGCATCCATATCATAGCTGCATCTGCTCCCACATGATTCCCTGTTGCTGCCACTGGAGCTGCAGCACGGGTCAGAAACTGGGTTACATGTCAAAAGCACAAACATCTCAAAAATAGATGTGAAATGAAGGCCAAGTTGATATGGGCTTAGTGCCAGACTTTTAACAAGTACGTGCAAGCTAGACAGTAAAGGAAATCAAATATACCACCAGAAAATCATAGCATTAAAAATGTGCGCtgatgccaatttttttttttttttaaaaaaaggaactaCGTAAAGAATACCAAGTTACACCTCACCTAATGCTATAGTTGGTAAACTTGTCTCGGCTTTTTTGGCCAGTTTGCTTTCAAGGGTTATCAAGACAAATGAAACAACGCACATGATAGAACTCAACTATCTATATTGGAATCAAAAGTTTGGTATTGAAAGTTTGTTCTGTAAGAAATTGGTAGTTCAAACTTCATAGTGATATTAATAGAATGTAGATTAAGTGATCAACTCAGAACTGCTTGCCACCTTGCCAAAACAGCTCTTGATGCAGTCAACAAACCAATGGTACTGGATAAAGATATCTTAGACTATGAAACAATCAAAACATCAGGCCTACCACTTACTGAGTGCTTAACGTTGTATCATTATAGCACCTGTTTTTTACACCAGATTTTGACCACTTTATATGCCCTTTCTCAGTCAACTATAGACATGAAATACATCAGGAAACGTTGGAAGATTGAATTTCAGCATCAAAAGTATAAGCAGAATGATAATGCTAGTGCGTTTGACTTTAGTATCAGAAAGCAGAAACACTTCTGGTTCTAGAATTATAAACAAAAGCAACTACTTCATTACCTGAAAAATTTCTGTGAACAATGGGATGAAGTCTCTTCTTCAGAAGATGGCTGCTCAGACATGGCCGCCTTTCCAGAAGAACATCTTGGCTGAGAATATCCTACAGGATTCAATAAAGCTGCAGAGAGTTTATCACCAAATAATGGTGGATTCAGATCCTCGTCGTACAGACCCTCAAGAGTGTCCACATTTTTCCTTGAATAGGCATTTTGAGGTCGTGGAAGATCACAGTTTTCTATACGTCGGGATGAGCTTTGTGCAACCAGTGATGCCAATTCATCCTTATCGGTAATCCGCCACCACGGGCCTGCTTTTTCATTCAACCAAGGCATTGAAATATCACCGGAGCCCTTTTGTGCTTGGTCCATTATCAACTGGTCAAACTGCTTTCGATCCATCAACATTTTCTCAGCTAATTCTGCCTTAAGATGATCGTTACCAAATGTTTCATGCTTAACTGATTGAACCACATTTGCTGCCTTAAGTTCTTGTGTTCTTGGCTCGGGTGCATGCTTGAAACATGCGGTTGAAAACCTGCCACACATGTCCACATCAGGACTGATGATGTTATCAGAATCAACACGACCTTCCTTACTGGTGAAAGTTGCTTCTTCATTAAATACAGAAGACGCCTTCACATCTCCAGATGCCATACTGTCAAGCTCAGCCTCCAAGGCTTTCAGCTGTTCAAAGATGATTTCCTTTTGGTTCCCAAAATTGGGTTGCAACTGAAGCCACCACTTCGTGTCTGGTGAGAGGCTAAAATTGGCAGGGTTCCAATTGAGTGGTACAAAGTGACCACCAGTTTGGTCTACCCCATTCCCTGCATCCCCCTGACATTGGTCAGGTTGCAATTTTGAAGATGATGACTGACAGCAGGCTAGCTTAGGAGCTCTCTTGGCATCTTCCTGGACAAAGCAACGGTTTGCAGTACGTTGCCAAGCAGCCCTTGCTTCAGCTGCTGCCATCACACCTACATTCTGCATTTCATGTGAATATCAAACACAAGTAGAAATACAACAGACCCAAGTCTAAATAATACCAAAGAagaaacaatatatatacaAGGGCAGTCTAAAGAATGACAAAGACGAAAGAATATATACAAAGGCAATCTACTGTAATAATAAAGGCGCAAAGATATTCAGAGTTGGCTAACAATAAGCATCGAGAAATTATTCCATCATTGTCATATCTGTTCTGGTCTTACAGTAATTTTCCTAACAATATATCCTCTCCCCCACATATGTAAGTCTATCCAGAGCTACAGCTTTGAATACCCTCTCCTCTACATGTGGTGATCAATCTCATTATCATATCCAAAATTGATCAGAGCAGTATCTCTCTTGAAATAGACACATTTCCTGTGAAAAAGACTGGTCAAACCTTAGGCTGTTGTTtgcaattttcttgaaaatttacTGCAAGGATAAGACTTACATGTCCAGCTTCATAGTGCCAACTCTTGTATCATATGATCCCAAAAAGTGGCCAAGTTTGAACAGAGGTTCAAACTTCCAAACAATTAATTGAGAAAACCCCTATGCACATAAAGGTTTCCATTGGATTTGGATAAAAACACAGCAGATTCCTAGGTCTCAACAATCTCAGACATGTATATGCAGCCAAATTGTGAAAAATTCagccaaaatatttttctggtACCATCCATGTTTATCTATACTAagaaacatttatattttataccAACAACTTTTTAGACAGACTCCACAAGTAAAAAGACTGCCCAGAACCGGAGGGTAGGCAAATTCTCCACGGTAAGACCTCAAAAACATAAATTGCATGGATTCTCACATGGGATAGAAAATAAGCTAAGTTACATAGGCATTGCTATCGGTTCCAGTACAGGTACAGCAATTTTAGAAAACGTGACTACCAGGATACGGtgagattaatatatatatatatatatatatatatatatatatatatataattcaagcATTTCATTTCAAAGGAAAAAGGATTTAATGTGTAGCCCACAAAAATTCgttcattttgttaaaaaaaaaaaaactgaagtgTTTTGGATCAGTCTGACCAAGACCTATAATCTAAAGCATACCATGATGTGTTCCTGACTCGTGTTGCAGTGCCAACAAAGTGTTTTGGATCAGTCTGACCAAGACCTATAATCTAAAGCATACCATGATGTGTTCCTGACTCGTGTTGCAGTGCCAACAAAAGTACGGGAACCAATCTGccatatccatgtgacttagcaaaTAAGGTGGCATATCATCCATATCCTGAGTTATGGGAGTCCAATGCTGGATAGACTTCTAGAACTTGTTTGATAGAGCTATGACTGCATGCTATCAAAAGTAGTAGCGGCAGCTTAGGTAGTAGATTGAGCCTAAAGCCTAAGTGGGGGCACATGAAGCAGTCCCCTAAAACTCAACAATTGGCAATGACATAGAGCACGTAAAATTCTCTTATTTCCTTAAAAACAACTGATAAATCTCTTGTTGCACTTTTTAAAACCTAAAAGTCTAAACCAAACATACAAGTTATAGAGAAAAGGAATAAACTTCTCAGAGTAATCACAGCTTCCATCTTAATGTTGTTCGTCTTAAAACTGCCTCCAATAATAATTctaataaataagaaaatttattagaaagaataatacATCATATTCATATGCAAAGCAGTTAAAAAACCTAAAACAACATACAAATTACAATATATCCAAAGTACAATTGAATATGAACTATAAGCatcacatacatacataaacatATACAAAATTTATACTTCAA
This genomic interval carries:
- the LOC116261122 gene encoding uncharacterized protein LOC116261122; the encoded protein is MAAAEARAAWQRTANRCFVQEDAKRAPKLACCQSSSSKLQPDQCQGDAGNGVDQTGGHFVPLNWNPANFSLSPDTKWWLQLQPNFGNQKEIIFEQLKALEAELDSMASGDVKASSVFNEEATFTSKEGRVDSDNIISPDVDMCGRFSTACFKHAPEPRTQELKAANVVQSVKHETFGNDHLKAELAEKMLMDRKQFDQLIMDQAQKGSGDISMPWLNEKAGPWWRITDKDELASLVAQSSSRRIENCDLPRPQNAYSRKNVDTLEGLYDEDLNPPLFGDKLSAALLNPVGYSQPRCSSGKAAMSEQPSSEEETSSHCSQKFFSSSGSNRESCGSRCSYDMDASKVQLLEALCHSQTRAREAENAAQRAHSEKEHIIKLFFKQAAHLFAYKQWFRLLQLENIYLQLKCKDNVVVPWEQLSVLFPWLSALGEQHRGLGNKKRKRESIQKHDFGKFAFAVAVGLSLAGAGLFLGWTLGWLLPTF